AAGCCCTGTAGTTGAAGGTGCTACTGTTACAGCTAAAGTTGAAAAACAAGGCCGTCAAAAGAAAATCACTGTATTCAAGTACAAAGCAAAGAAAAACTATCGTAAGAAGCAAGGTCATCGTCAGCCTTACACTAAAGTTGTGATTGAAAAAATCAACGCTTAATCAGGCGATTCAGATGATTGAAGTAACGATTATTCGTAAAGATTCCGGAAATATTCATTCGTTTGAAATAAGCGGTCATGCATTCTTCGCAAACAGAGGCAAGGATATCGTCTGTGCAGGCGTATCTGCCGTTTCCATCGGTGCCATTAATGCTGTCCATGCCCTAACCGGCGTGACACCAGAAATCAGCCATGGAGATGGCTTTCTCCGCTGTGTTCTTCCTGATCTTCAGGATGACATGAATGAGAAAGTGCAGCTTCTTCTTGAAGGCATGGTTGTTTCATTGCAGACGATTGAAGAAGACTACGGAACGTATATAAAGATTACCTTCAAAAAGCAGGAGGTGGAATAAATGCTATTAAAATTAGATCTTCAGTTGTTCGCTTCTAAAAAGGGAGTAGGTTCTACAAAGAACGGCCGTGACTCAATCTCTAAGCGTCTTGGCGCTAAGCGTGCGGACGGACAATTCGTAACTGGCGGCTCAATCCTGTACCGTCAGCGCGGTACTAAGATCTACCCAGGTGTAAACGTGGGTAAAGGCGGCGATGACACACTATTCGCGAAAGTTGACGGTGTTGTTAAGTTCGAACGTCTTGGACGTGACCGCAAGCAAGTGAGCGTATATCCTGCAGCTCAAGAGGCGTAAGCCTTTTCGAGAAAACCCTAGCCCACAAGGTTAGGGTTTTCTTTTTTGGGCAAAAAAATCCGCCAGTGCACTTCACATTTTATCTGATGAATTTATAGCTCCAGAAGACAGCAGCTCTTCTTCGCATAAGCAATATTTTCTTATTTAACATAAATTTGCTTACTGTACTTA
This window of the Cytobacillus pseudoceanisediminis genome carries:
- the rplU gene encoding 50S ribosomal protein L21, which translates into the protein MYAIIETGGKQLRVEEGQAIYIEKLSAEAGETVTFEKVLFVGGDSVKVGSPVVEGATVTAKVEKQGRQKKITVFKYKAKKNYRKKQGHRQPYTKVVIEKINA
- a CDS encoding ribosomal-processing cysteine protease Prp, which encodes MIEVTIIRKDSGNIHSFEISGHAFFANRGKDIVCAGVSAVSIGAINAVHALTGVTPEISHGDGFLRCVLPDLQDDMNEKVQLLLEGMVVSLQTIEEDYGTYIKITFKKQEVE
- the rpmA gene encoding 50S ribosomal protein L27, with the translated sequence MLLKLDLQLFASKKGVGSTKNGRDSISKRLGAKRADGQFVTGGSILYRQRGTKIYPGVNVGKGGDDTLFAKVDGVVKFERLGRDRKQVSVYPAAQEA